The following are encoded together in the Bacillus sp. V2I10 genome:
- a CDS encoding sugar kinase, translated as MDVVSMGETMVLFTPDTQGQMRYARNFSSKMAGAETNTLIGLAKLGHKTGWISRVGKDEFGSFVLSAVRAEGVDTSQVTTDKNAPTGIFFKEMLNEKNVRIYYHRKYSAASFLDPSYIKEEYIANTKYLYITGITPALSQSCRDSIFYAIEIAKKHGKKVVFDPNIRRKLWSDEEARRTLLSIAEMADIVLPGINEGEFLFGTEDCEEIAELFHNHGVATVIIKRGEKGAYYSTSSEKGYVQGFKVEKVVDPVGAGDGFAAGVLSGLLDGLTLEKCVQRGCAIGALVTTVSGDIEGLPDREILEAYTELPGSDDVTR; from the coding sequence ATGGATGTAGTGAGTATGGGAGAAACGATGGTTTTGTTTACTCCGGATACACAAGGGCAGATGAGGTACGCCAGGAATTTCTCGTCAAAAATGGCTGGTGCCGAAACCAACACATTAATCGGGCTGGCAAAGCTCGGTCACAAGACAGGATGGATCAGTCGTGTAGGGAAGGATGAATTTGGATCGTTCGTCCTTTCGGCTGTCAGGGCTGAAGGAGTCGATACAAGTCAAGTCACAACTGACAAAAACGCACCTACAGGTATCTTTTTTAAAGAGATGCTGAATGAAAAAAATGTTCGAATATACTACCATCGAAAATATTCTGCTGCCAGTTTTCTGGATCCTAGTTATATCAAAGAAGAGTATATTGCGAACACGAAATACCTTTACATAACAGGTATTACCCCAGCCCTAAGTCAATCTTGCCGAGACAGTATCTTTTATGCTATTGAGATAGCAAAGAAACATGGCAAAAAAGTTGTCTTTGATCCTAATATTCGACGTAAATTATGGAGCGATGAAGAAGCTCGAAGAACGCTTCTCTCAATCGCTGAAATGGCTGACATTGTGCTGCCGGGCATTAATGAAGGGGAATTTTTGTTTGGAACAGAAGATTGTGAAGAAATAGCAGAGCTATTTCATAATCATGGAGTTGCAACCGTTATCATCAAACGCGGAGAAAAAGGAGCTTATTATTCGACTTCTTCTGAAAAAGGATATGTCCAAGGCTTTAAAGTGGAAAAAGTAGTGGATCCGGTCGGTGCAGGTGACGGTTTTGCAGCTGGTGTGCTTTCAGGTTTATTGGATGGGCTTACACTTGAGAAGTGTGTGCAGAGAGGCTGTGCCATTGGTGCTTTAGTAACGACTGTTAGCGGAGATATCGAAGGGCTGCCTGACCGAGAAATATTGGAAGCGTATACTGAGTTGCCGGGTTCAGATGATGTTACACGGTAA
- a CDS encoding IclR family transcriptional regulator, translating to MSVKSAERVLRVFELVAYHPEGLTIKEISENLSFPQSSTSNLVGTLFEEGYLNQDSLKRYKLGPKLVQLGTLAMESLDISSQGTPHLKKLMEDVQETVFMAVLSERELVYVAKIDNNRSIRTTAQPGYRKPLYCTGLGKAFLAFLPQNEKNAILDYAELSPITKNTITDRQELEKELKKFAGMGYSIDDEENEEGLYCLAAPIFGADHTIQAAISVAGPKERMISRKEFIADKLLQTSKEISKSIGHS from the coding sequence ATGTCAGTAAAATCTGCAGAACGCGTATTAAGAGTATTTGAATTAGTAGCTTATCATCCAGAGGGTCTAACTATTAAAGAAATCAGTGAAAATCTTTCGTTCCCACAGAGCAGTACATCTAATTTAGTTGGTACTCTTTTTGAGGAAGGATATCTAAACCAAGATTCCCTTAAACGTTATAAATTAGGGCCTAAACTGGTTCAGCTTGGAACACTTGCAATGGAATCTCTGGACATTTCTTCTCAAGGAACACCACATCTTAAAAAACTAATGGAAGATGTGCAAGAAACAGTATTCATGGCTGTATTATCAGAAAGAGAGCTAGTTTATGTGGCTAAGATAGACAATAATCGGTCTATTCGAACAACCGCTCAACCGGGTTATCGGAAACCTTTATATTGCACGGGGCTAGGCAAAGCATTTCTGGCTTTCCTGCCCCAGAATGAGAAAAATGCTATTTTGGACTATGCTGAACTTTCCCCTATCACAAAAAATACAATCACGGATCGCCAAGAATTAGAGAAGGAATTGAAAAAGTTTGCAGGTATGGGATATTCCATTGATGATGAGGAAAATGAAGAGGGTTTATATTGTTTAGCAGCACCCATTTTCGGTGCAGATCATACCATTCAAGCAGCCATTAGCGTAGCCGGGCCAAAAGAAAGAATGATCAGCCGCAAGGAGTTCATAGCGGACAAACTTCTTCAAACATCAAAGGAAATCTCCAAAAGCATTGGGCATTCATAA
- a CDS encoding Gfo/Idh/MocA family protein, translating to MGKIKVGVIGCGSIARRRHLVEYVTNKNVEIIAVCDIIADRAEETAENYRAKAFTDYKEMLKLAEIDAVSVCLPNYLHAPVSIDALNAGKHVLCEKPMATSKEEAKAMIEAAKISGKKLMIAHNQRFVSSHQKAKQVIESGKLGKIYSFKTTFGHPGPESWSIDGSLSWFFNKEKAFIGAMGDLGVHKADLMRYLLGEFTEVGAFIETSAKQNTEVDDNAVYILRTSSGIIGTLAASWSYVTGGDNSTIIYGENGVLRLESDPVYSLIEEYRNGERINHQLDKIQTNEADGNTTTHVIDHFIDCILNNKEPLITGEEGLKSLQIVLAALESNETKRFISLRDAVEIM from the coding sequence ATGGGAAAAATCAAAGTAGGTGTGATTGGCTGTGGAAGTATTGCGAGACGACGTCATTTAGTTGAATATGTAACAAACAAGAATGTGGAAATTATTGCAGTTTGCGATATCATCGCAGATCGGGCTGAGGAGACTGCTGAAAATTATAGGGCTAAGGCGTTTACAGATTACAAAGAAATGTTGAAATTAGCAGAAATTGATGCAGTCAGTGTCTGTCTGCCAAACTATTTGCATGCACCTGTTTCAATTGATGCACTCAACGCAGGAAAACATGTTCTCTGTGAAAAGCCAATGGCCACATCAAAGGAAGAAGCCAAAGCTATGATTGAAGCAGCAAAAATTAGCGGTAAAAAGCTCATGATTGCTCATAATCAACGGTTTGTATCTTCCCATCAAAAAGCGAAGCAAGTTATTGAAAGTGGTAAGCTGGGGAAAATCTATAGTTTTAAAACTACATTTGGGCATCCAGGTCCAGAATCATGGAGTATAGACGGTTCTTTAAGCTGGTTTTTTAATAAAGAAAAAGCATTTATCGGAGCTATGGGTGATCTTGGAGTCCACAAAGCAGATTTAATGCGCTATTTACTCGGAGAATTTACGGAAGTAGGAGCATTTATAGAAACTAGTGCAAAACAAAATACCGAAGTGGACGATAATGCAGTGTATATTTTACGCACCTCATCAGGCATTATTGGTACTCTCGCAGCCAGCTGGTCTTACGTAACAGGTGGAGATAATTCTACTATTATTTATGGGGAAAATGGTGTATTGCGCCTTGAATCGGATCCGGTATATTCATTGATCGAAGAATATAGGAATGGGGAGAGAATCAATCATCAATTGGATAAGATTCAAACAAATGAAGCAGATGGAAACACGACGACACATGTAATTGATCACTTCATTGATTGCATTCTAAATAATAAAGAACCACTTATTACTGGAGAGGAAGGATTGAAATCTCTGCAAATTGTTTTGGCCGCACTCGAATCTAATGAAACAAAACGATTTATATCTTTAAGGGATGCAGTTGAAATCATGTAA
- a CDS encoding carbohydrate ABC transporter permease — protein sequence MTVLRRFPLYVAALLLLVFTGFPFLYMISTSLKTQEDFFEKPFSIFSSFNLSNYTSVFEMGISQYFLNSLMVSVAAVVIVMFIAALASYPLSRMNFKFNRPLFLLFISGMMLPIHATLIPIFKLSQSMGIYDTIWALLGPYIAFSLPISIFILTQFMQEIPKSLEEAAKMDGCTPFGIFWRVILPMLTPALMTVFIYNFIHLWNEFIFALVLISSPENRTIPLGLQDFYGEFSVNIPGLMSALTLFSLPILVVYFFSQEKVVKGLAGGSVKG from the coding sequence ATGACAGTTCTGAGAAGGTTTCCACTTTATGTCGCAGCTTTATTACTTCTTGTTTTTACCGGTTTTCCGTTTCTTTACATGATTTCCACTTCGTTAAAAACACAGGAAGATTTCTTTGAAAAACCCTTCTCTATTTTCAGTTCTTTTAATCTAAGTAACTATACTTCTGTTTTTGAAATGGGCATTAGCCAATACTTTTTAAACAGCCTGATGGTATCAGTGGCAGCTGTTGTGATCGTTATGTTTATTGCGGCACTTGCAAGCTATCCCTTAAGCAGGATGAATTTTAAGTTTAACCGCCCGCTCTTTCTCTTGTTTATTTCTGGAATGATGCTTCCCATTCATGCAACGCTGATTCCAATTTTTAAACTTTCTCAAAGTATGGGAATTTACGATACTATATGGGCGCTCTTAGGACCGTATATTGCATTTAGTCTCCCTATCTCTATTTTTATCTTGACGCAGTTCATGCAGGAAATTCCAAAATCGCTTGAGGAAGCAGCAAAAATGGATGGATGTACACCATTCGGTATTTTCTGGAGGGTTATCCTGCCAATGCTGACTCCGGCATTAATGACTGTATTTATCTATAATTTTATTCATCTATGGAACGAATTTATCTTTGCCTTAGTCTTAATTTCCAGTCCTGAGAATCGGACGATTCCATTAGGCCTTCAAGATTTTTATGGAGAGTTTTCGGTAAACATTCCTGGACTAATGTCTGCATTAACACTATTTAGTTTGCCAATTCTTGTCGTTTACTTTTTCTCTCAGGAAAAAGTAGTAAAAGGTTTGGCGGGTGGTTCAGTTAAAGGTTAA
- a CDS encoding carbohydrate ABC transporter permease, which produces MDVQTERIDVLQKIERRQTKKVLRNKNIITICLFIAPALLVYLVYVVYPILATLNYSFYNWDGTTEKTFVGLGNYAELFRDAIFWTAIKNNAWVVITSVFVQIPLGLIMALMLFAPIKGLRLFNSIYFLPFLMSTVAVGMLWVLMFDPINGVINMLVNFLGFENLAWLSNENTALISVLLVVVWQFSPFYMILFKAALVGISEELYEAAEIDGANVWQKFKNITIPLLMPTIVSSSILAIVGSLKAFDIFYIMTGGGPNGATELMGTYMFKQAFINFNMGYASAIAFLMFFIALIVTIIIQVLESLRKRKGGYA; this is translated from the coding sequence ATGGATGTTCAAACAGAAAGAATAGATGTGCTGCAGAAAATCGAGAGAAGGCAGACGAAGAAAGTCTTACGAAATAAAAATATTATTACAATCTGTTTATTCATTGCTCCAGCTTTGCTCGTATATCTTGTATATGTTGTGTATCCTATTTTGGCAACGTTAAATTACAGCTTTTACAATTGGGACGGAACAACTGAAAAAACATTTGTTGGTCTAGGAAATTATGCAGAGCTCTTCCGAGATGCCATTTTCTGGACTGCAATAAAAAATAATGCCTGGGTAGTTATTACTTCTGTTTTTGTACAAATTCCATTAGGTTTGATTATGGCGCTTATGCTATTTGCTCCGATTAAAGGTCTCCGTTTATTTAACAGTATTTATTTTCTGCCATTTTTAATGTCTACTGTTGCTGTAGGTATGCTCTGGGTACTTATGTTTGATCCCATTAATGGTGTAATTAATATGCTGGTTAATTTCTTGGGATTTGAAAACCTTGCTTGGCTGAGTAATGAAAATACAGCGTTGATCTCTGTTTTGCTAGTAGTTGTATGGCAATTCTCACCATTCTATATGATTTTGTTCAAAGCAGCTCTTGTTGGGATTTCTGAAGAATTATATGAAGCTGCCGAGATAGATGGGGCAAATGTATGGCAAAAATTTAAAAATATTACCATCCCGCTTTTAATGCCTACAATTGTTAGTTCATCTATCTTAGCAATTGTTGGATCGCTTAAAGCATTTGATATTTTTTATATTATGACTGGAGGAGGACCAAACGGCGCGACAGAATTAATGGGTACGTACATGTTTAAGCAAGCTTTTATTAATTTTAATATGGGCTATGCCAGTGCCATTGCCTTCTTGATGTTTTTTATTGCTCTAATCGTCACAATTATTATTCAAGTATTAGAATCCTTACGGAAGCGAAAAGGAGGATACGCGTAA
- a CDS encoding ABC transporter substrate-binding protein: MKKFLAMLTVVSMVLLTACQGGGEEVSKGSDENQVIEMWHIETGEREKYFEDIVAQFEKDHPGKKVKLLRIPNDAYKQKLSVAMSGGNPPDIFQSWGGGWLKNFVDQGNVLDITDKVDQDLFLENAIANTKFDEKVYGVPLGISTDVIFYNKEIFAKYNLKEPKTYEEFVKVIETLKENNIIPLSLTNKTKWPGSYFFMNFAGRIAGPELFDSAFNRTGRGFDDPAFVEAGEYIQELVKMDAFNPGANGIPYDEGRGRQLLYTGEAAMMDMTTSFVNNIREENPEFEKKLGFFPFPTVADGKGVQTEIGAATGPVFSVTESAEDPDLAAQLINEMTTKENGQIYTDKTGSLTAIKGAVPNDETMKPLYELIQNATYMQMPYDQTLPPELAELHKDTTQAIYGLSMTPKEAAEKMEAKAKELLDK, from the coding sequence ATGAAGAAATTTCTTGCAATGTTAACTGTGGTCTCGATGGTGTTGCTGACTGCTTGTCAAGGAGGAGGAGAAGAAGTATCAAAAGGATCGGATGAAAATCAAGTTATTGAAATGTGGCACATTGAAACTGGAGAGAGAGAAAAATATTTTGAAGATATAGTAGCTCAATTTGAGAAAGATCATCCAGGAAAAAAAGTGAAACTTCTTCGTATTCCGAATGATGCTTACAAGCAAAAGCTTTCAGTAGCTATGTCGGGTGGGAATCCTCCTGATATTTTTCAAAGCTGGGGCGGTGGATGGCTGAAGAATTTTGTTGATCAGGGAAATGTTTTAGATATTACAGATAAGGTCGATCAAGATTTATTTCTTGAGAACGCAATAGCTAACACGAAATTTGATGAAAAAGTCTACGGTGTTCCCCTGGGTATTTCGACAGATGTAATCTTTTACAATAAAGAGATCTTTGCTAAGTACAATTTGAAGGAACCGAAAACCTATGAAGAATTCGTTAAAGTGATTGAGACACTAAAGGAAAATAATATCATTCCACTATCTTTAACAAATAAAACAAAATGGCCAGGTTCTTACTTCTTCATGAACTTTGCGGGCCGCATTGCAGGACCTGAATTATTCGACAGTGCGTTTAATCGAACAGGAAGAGGATTTGATGATCCAGCGTTTGTAGAGGCTGGTGAGTACATTCAAGAACTGGTAAAAATGGATGCATTTAATCCAGGGGCCAACGGAATTCCTTATGATGAAGGGCGAGGCCGTCAACTCCTTTACACCGGAGAAGCAGCAATGATGGATATGACCACTTCTTTCGTAAATAATATTCGCGAGGAAAATCCGGAGTTCGAAAAGAAATTAGGTTTTTTCCCATTCCCGACAGTAGCTGATGGTAAAGGGGTTCAAACGGAAATAGGGGCAGCAACAGGACCAGTTTTCTCTGTGACAGAAAGTGCTGAAGATCCAGATCTGGCAGCACAGCTGATAAATGAAATGACAACGAAAGAAAATGGTCAAATTTATACGGATAAGACTGGCTCTTTAACAGCTATAAAAGGTGCTGTTCCGAATGATGAGACGATGAAGCCTCTTTACGAATTGATTCAAAATGCAACGTACATGCAGATGCCTTACGATCAAACACTTCCACCAGAACTCGCTGAACTTCATAAAGATACAACTCAGGCCATTTATGGCCTATCAATGACGCCAAAAGAAGCAGCAGAAAAGATGGAAGCAAAAGCGAAAGAATTACTTGATAAGTAA
- a CDS encoding sugar phosphate isomerase/epimerase, with product MNHIPVALQMFTLREESSKDFTGTLKKVAELGYEGVEFAGYYDLSTPELKAVIDDLGLRAAASHVPLIDLEADLTAVIDNQHRLGSNKIVCPYLPPERRTEEDYQELITLLNQVGKTCSEEGITLCYHNHDFELNKLSDGRTALETIFEETNPEWVKAEFDIYWLTKAGQNPLDWMNRYTNRTPLIHLKDMTNDEEQFFAELGTGGIDIESVLKKGDEAKVEWWVVEQDRSNLTPLKSIEISMNYLKKQLPHLAQL from the coding sequence ATGAACCATATCCCAGTTGCACTCCAAATGTTCACATTAAGAGAAGAAAGTAGCAAAGATTTTACAGGTACATTGAAAAAAGTAGCTGAATTGGGCTACGAAGGGGTTGAGTTTGCAGGATATTACGATCTTAGCACGCCAGAATTGAAAGCCGTTATTGATGATTTAGGTCTTCGTGCAGCAGCCAGTCATGTACCGCTTATTGATTTGGAAGCAGATTTAACTGCCGTAATTGATAATCAGCATAGACTTGGGAGCAATAAGATTGTTTGCCCCTATCTCCCTCCGGAAAGAAGAACTGAAGAAGATTACCAAGAACTCATTACGCTATTAAATCAGGTTGGAAAAACATGCAGTGAAGAGGGCATTACCCTATGCTATCACAACCATGATTTTGAGTTAAACAAACTTTCTGACGGACGTACAGCACTTGAAACAATTTTTGAGGAAACGAATCCGGAGTGGGTGAAAGCGGAATTTGATATTTACTGGCTGACTAAAGCCGGTCAAAATCCATTAGATTGGATGAATCGGTACACTAACAGAACACCACTGATTCACTTAAAAGATATGACAAATGACGAAGAACAATTTTTTGCAGAATTGGGAACTGGCGGCATCGACATTGAATCTGTCCTTAAAAAAGGTGATGAAGCCAAGGTTGAATGGTGGGTTGTGGAACAGGACAGAAGCAATCTTACTCCGCTTAAAAGTATTGAAATCAGCATGAATTACTTAAAGAAACAATTACCTCATTTAGCGCAATTGTAA
- a CDS encoding LacI family DNA-binding transcriptional regulator: MTKMSDVAKLANVSTATVSRVLRNPETVKKKTQQKVFEAIKQLDYQPNILARHFRTNQTKTILVVVPSLTNLVFSEIISGIDTVATEKGYQVLLGNTNRTTEKAQEFINHLKQKQVDGAILLTVRLEQTLWEEIAHHYPIVLASDFIGELNIPTVCIDNIKYGYQMTEHLIKLGHRKIAHVSGSSDVSVSRERVKGYRNALRHYNIPFDKTLMIEGDYSIEWGYSSLKKLMKQEVKPTAIFFGNDEMAMGGIKAAQDIGIRVPEDLAVTGFDDIKFSAVFNPALTTIAQPFHEMGRKSMELLLKIINEEPLKNEKFTIESQLMIRDSCGGRKK, from the coding sequence ATGACGAAAATGAGTGATGTGGCAAAACTGGCCAATGTATCAACAGCTACAGTATCGAGAGTGTTAAGAAATCCTGAAACTGTGAAAAAAAAGACTCAGCAAAAGGTTTTTGAAGCAATAAAACAACTAGATTATCAGCCTAATATTTTGGCCCGTCACTTTCGAACGAATCAAACAAAGACAATTCTAGTAGTGGTACCTAGTTTAACGAACTTAGTATTCTCAGAAATTATTTCTGGAATTGACACGGTTGCAACTGAAAAAGGTTACCAAGTATTGTTGGGCAATACAAATAGAACGACAGAAAAAGCACAAGAATTTATTAATCATTTAAAACAGAAGCAAGTGGATGGTGCTATTTTATTAACCGTTCGATTAGAACAGACGCTATGGGAGGAAATTGCTCATCACTATCCGATTGTGCTAGCTTCTGATTTCATCGGAGAATTAAATATCCCGACGGTCTGCATTGATAATATCAAGTATGGTTATCAGATGACCGAGCATTTAATAAAATTAGGACACCGAAAAATCGCTCACGTGTCAGGATCCTCTGATGTGTCAGTCAGTCGGGAGCGTGTAAAAGGTTATCGTAATGCATTACGGCACTACAATATACCTTTTGATAAAACGCTTATGATCGAAGGAGATTATTCAATTGAATGGGGATATTCTTCACTGAAAAAATTAATGAAGCAGGAAGTTAAACCAACTGCAATATTTTTCGGGAACGATGAAATGGCAATGGGCGGTATAAAAGCAGCTCAGGATATAGGGATTAGAGTACCTGAAGATTTAGCAGTGACTGGATTTGATGATATTAAATTTTCCGCTGTATTTAATCCGGCACTGACAACGATTGCACAGCCGTTTCACGAGATGGGAAGAAAGTCTATGGAACTGCTTTTGAAAATTATAAATGAAGAGCCGCTTAAGAATGAGAAATTCACTATCGAAAGTCAGTTAATGATTCGTGATTCTTGTGGTGGGAGAAAGAAATGA
- a CDS encoding CPBP family intramembrane glutamic endopeptidase, whose amino-acid sequence MSTEPVVTEKNEERPKGLKVFLFFVLHIILYSIIMTVFLVMGPVYDRSHIVTSNGALATFLALIVLVAVVRVFPSIWNYCKAELFLIPKKRWKLFAGFVIGIGIPVIYQVVINQNFSPIESLQLMLTGRTYQGYGWTEIILDIVTLGILIPIMEEFVFRGVLQRFLTELYHFVVGIICASLLFGSMHLNPILGIVLGFSFGFAYRISGSLLIVIFVHAAWNMFFS is encoded by the coding sequence TTGAGTACTGAACCTGTTGTGACTGAAAAGAATGAAGAACGTCCGAAGGGTCTTAAAGTCTTTCTGTTTTTCGTTCTGCATATTATTCTCTATTCCATCATTATGACAGTGTTTCTAGTGATGGGACCGGTCTACGATCGTTCTCATATTGTTACGAGCAACGGGGCACTTGCCACGTTTTTAGCCTTAATTGTTTTAGTGGCTGTAGTAAGGGTATTTCCTTCCATTTGGAACTATTGTAAAGCAGAACTCTTTTTAATACCAAAGAAAAGGTGGAAGCTCTTTGCGGGGTTTGTGATTGGCATCGGCATTCCCGTTATCTATCAAGTTGTGATTAATCAAAATTTCAGCCCGATTGAAAGTCTGCAGCTGATGCTTACAGGGCGGACCTATCAGGGGTATGGATGGACAGAAATTATCCTTGATATTGTCACACTGGGGATTCTTATACCGATAATGGAAGAATTCGTCTTTAGAGGGGTTCTTCAGCGTTTTTTAACCGAACTCTATCATTTCGTTGTTGGCATTATTTGCGCATCGTTGTTATTCGGATCGATGCACCTTAATCCAATATTGGGAATTGTCCTGGGATTTTCGTTTGGGTTTGCTTATCGGATTTCTGGATCATTGCTGATTGTTATATTTGTTCATGCGGCTTGGAATATGTTTTTTAGTTGA
- a CDS encoding DUF1433 domain-containing protein, with protein sequence MMKKLSFGFILLMLGAVLMSCNLQNDKNENDPKIEEAKKDTEEYIKENYLNVKEVTITETETNPMGLLVITGYINKDENKGFSVNYDFNQKDVISGGVDAELK encoded by the coding sequence ATGATGAAGAAGCTTTCCTTTGGCTTTATCTTACTAATGTTGGGAGCTGTTTTAATGAGTTGTAATTTACAAAATGACAAAAATGAAAATGATCCTAAAATTGAAGAAGCTAAAAAAGATACTGAAGAATATATCAAAGAAAATTATCTTAACGTTAAAGAAGTTACCATTACTGAAACCGAAACAAACCCTATGGGATTATTGGTTATTACCGGCTATATAAATAAAGATGAGAACAAGGGCTTTTCTGTAAATTATGATTTTAATCAAAAAGACGTCATCAGTGGTGGGGTAGACGCTGAACTAAAATAA
- a CDS encoding endonuclease/exonuclease/phosphatase family protein, with product MKKGLKPILFAAMVLVMISSLFSGMQSVSAEEKSKQASEVDLRVMTYNLRYLNSTDPSPHSWAERVPTIKKLIQKEQPDIIGTQEAVYQQIQDLKDTLPEYNWIGLGREGGSKGEYSAIFYNENKYTPLEYDHYWLSDTPNVIGSKSWGNQIPRMVTWAKFLDKRINQQFYVVNTHFDHQSPEAREKSAALILEKTKAFNPDFPVILTGDFNAGPTSLPHQTLTKDGEFSDLWDTAQTRVNEDLGTFNGFNDPTGQGPERRIDWILAKGNILAKTIEIINYQKNGQFPSDHYPVMTDLTMSYK from the coding sequence TTGAAAAAAGGATTAAAACCTATTTTATTCGCGGCAATGGTATTAGTCATGATAAGCAGTTTGTTTTCAGGAATGCAAAGTGTTTCAGCTGAAGAAAAATCCAAACAAGCATCAGAGGTAGATTTAAGGGTTATGACTTACAATTTAAGATACTTAAACAGCACTGATCCTTCCCCGCATTCTTGGGCGGAACGGGTTCCTACTATTAAGAAGCTTATTCAAAAAGAACAGCCAGATATCATTGGAACTCAGGAAGCTGTCTACCAGCAAATTCAAGATTTAAAAGACACACTACCTGAATACAATTGGATTGGCTTAGGTCGTGAAGGCGGAAGCAAAGGCGAATACTCAGCTATTTTCTACAACGAAAACAAGTATACTCCACTTGAATATGATCACTACTGGCTGTCAGATACTCCAAATGTTATTGGGTCTAAGTCTTGGGGGAACCAAATTCCACGTATGGTAACGTGGGCAAAGTTCCTTGATAAACGGATCAACCAGCAATTCTACGTAGTAAACACTCATTTTGATCACCAATCACCAGAAGCCAGAGAAAAAAGCGCAGCATTAATTTTAGAAAAAACAAAAGCGTTCAATCCCGATTTTCCTGTCATCTTAACAGGTGATTTCAATGCTGGTCCTACTAGTCTTCCACATCAGACCCTGACAAAAGACGGGGAGTTCAGTGATCTTTGGGATACAGCTCAAACTCGCGTGAACGAAGATCTTGGAACGTTTAATGGTTTTAATGATCCTACTGGGCAGGGACCTGAGAGACGTATTGATTGGATCCTTGCAAAAGGAAACATCTTAGCAAAAACAATTGAAATTATTAACTACCAAAAGAATGGACAATTCCCAAGTGATCATTATCCGGTTATGACGGATCTAACAATGAGCTATAAATAA